In a genomic window of Zingiber officinale cultivar Zhangliang chromosome 9B, Zo_v1.1, whole genome shotgun sequence:
- the LOC122023121 gene encoding glycosyl hydrolase 5 family protein-like, with the protein MERRMWMSVWLLAAMLGAVSVGGLPLSTSGRWVVDGGGGQRVKLACVNWPAHLEPVVAEGLSKRPVDEIAKAIRGMGFNCVRLTWPTFLPTGDASLAGLTVRSSFSRLGLNSAGVQRHNPALIDLPLLQAFQAVVSSLEENDVMVVLDNHLSKPGWCCSRTDGNGFFGDTYFDPGLWVEGLRRMAALFRSHPNVVGMSLRNELRGSRQNVDDWFRYMQMGAEAVHAANPDVLVILSGLNFDSDLGFLSSRPLNVSFSRKIVFEMHWYSFTNSGTWAGENANDACGSLSGGISHRVGFLLDRGFPLFLSEFGMEQSGRNERDNRFFSCALAYAAEHDLDWALWALQGSYYLRQGVADSPEAYGMLTSDWWSVRNRTLLGRIRSIQQPFRGPGVAAVPPYKTILHPLTGLCVTIDSSSRGLALAAGPCGQQWRYGDDRTLSLADSSACVTAVGAGKPPRVGNCGGSGGGGSSAASTWVLASASHMHVSTRVEGDNRTLCMDVGGDGRSVVTNPCRCMGGDAKCDPEGQWFRLVTTARLVG; encoded by the exons ATGGAGAGGAGGATGTGGATGTCCGTTTGGCTGCTCGCGGCGATGCTCGGCGCAGTTTCCGTCGGCGGCCTGCCGCTGTCGACGTCGGGGCGGTGGGTGGTGGATGGCGGCGGCGGGCAGCGGGTGAAGCTGGCGTGCGTGAACTGGCCGGCGCACCTGGAGCCGGTGGTGGCGGAGGGGCTGTCGAAGCGGCCGGTCGACGAGATAGCGAAGGCGATACGCGGAATGGGGTTCAACTGCGTCCGCCTCACCTGGCCCACCTTCCTCCCCACCGGCGACGCCTCCCTCGCCGGACTCACCGTCCGCAGCTCCTTCAGCCGCCTCGGCCTGAACTCCGCCGGCGTCCAACGCCACAATCCTGCGCTTATCGATCTCCCCCTCCTCCAAGCGTTTCAG GCGGTGGTTTCGAGCTTGGAAGAGAACGACGTGATGGTGGTCTTGGACAACCATCTGAGCAAGCCTGGGTGGTGCTGCAGCAGAACCGACGGCAACGGCTTCTTCGGCGACACCTACTTCGACCCGGGCCTGTGGGTCGAAGGCCTTCGGAGGATGGCGGCTCTCTTCCGGTCGCACCCGAACGTCGTCGGCATGAGCTTGAGGAACGAGCTCAGAGGGTCGAGACAGAACGTCGACGACTGGTTCAG GTACATGCAGATGGGGGCGGAGGCCGTGCACGCGGCGAACCCCGACGTGCTGGTCATCCTCTCCGGCCTCAACTTCGACTCCGACCTCGGCTTCCTGTCTAGCCGGCCGCTCAACGTGAGCTTCTCCCGCAAAATCGTGTTCGAGATGCACTGGTATTCCTTCACCAACAGCGGCACGTGGGCCGGAGAGAACGCCAACGATGCCTGCGGGAGCCTCTCCGGCGGCATCAGCCACCGGGTCGGGTTCCTGCTCGACAGGGGATTTCCCCTGTTCTTGAGCGAGTTCGGGATGGAGCAGAGCGGAAGAAACGAGAGGGACAACCGGTTTTTCAGCTGCGCCTTGGCCTACGCCGCCGAACATGACTTGGACTGGGCGCTGTGGGCGCTGCAGGGGAGTTACTATCTCCGGCAAGGGGTGGCGGACTCGCCGGAGGCTTATGGAATGCTCACGTCCGATTGGTGGAGCGTTCGGAATCGAACTCTGTTAGGAAGAATTCGATCGATTCAGCAACCATTTCGCG GTCCCGGCGTCGCTGCTGTTCCTCCCTACAAGACGATCTTGCATCCATTAACAGGGCTCTGCGTCACGATCGACTCGTCCTCCCGTGGCCTCGCCCTCGCCGCCGGCCCGTGCGGCCAGCAGTGGCGCTACGGCGACGACAGGACGCTGTCGCTGGCGGACTCGTCTGCCTGCGTGACCGCCGTCGGGGCAGGGAAGCCGCCCAGGGTGGGGAACTGCGGCGGAAGCGGAGGAGGAGGGAGCTCCGCCGCCTCCACGTGGGTGCTGGCGTCGGCGTCGCACATGCACGTGTCGACCAGAGTGGAAGGGGACAATAGGACGCTGTGCATGGACGTCGGCGGCGACGGCCGGAGCGTGGTGACGAACCCGTGCCGGTGCATGGGCGGCGACGCGAAGTGCGACCCGGAGGGGCAGTGGTTCAGGCTGGTCACCACCGCCAGGCTCGTCGGATGA